Below is a window of Leifsonia sp. NPDC080035 DNA.
CTGCTCCACCAGCAGAACGCCCACCCCGGACTCCGCGAACTGCTGGATCATCGGCAGCAGGCGCATGAACACCACCGGCGCGAGGCCGAGCGACATCTCGTCGATCAGCAGGAAGCGGGGCTGCGACGCGAAGGCGCGTGCGAGCACCACCATCTGCTGCTCGCCGCCGGAGAGCAGCCCGGCCCCGCTGGTGCGGCGCTTCTCGAGCTCCGGGAAGCGCGCGAGCGCGGCATCCACCCCCTCCGCGCTGCCCGCGGTGAGCCGGATGTTCTCGGCGACGGTCAGCGACGGGAACACCGCGCGGCCCTGCTCGATGTGCACGATGCCGCGGCGGGCGCGCTGCACCCGCGACAGCTTGGCGAGCGAGGCGCCGTCGACGCTGATCGTGCCTCCGCTCGGGGAGATGATCCCCGAGACCGACTCGAGCAGGCTGGTCTTGCCCGCGCCGTTCGGCCCGACCAGCGCGGTGATCCGCCCGGGCTGGACGGACAGGCTCACGTCGCTGATGACCGGGCCGGCTCCGCGGCTGACGGTGACGGAATCCAGGACGAGCGCGTTCACAGCATCTCCGTTTCACCCATGTACGCCTTCATCACGGCCGGGTCGGCGAGCACCGTGTCCTGCGGGCCGCTGGCGAGCACCTGGCCGAAGTCGAGCACGGTGATCTCGCCGCAGACCGAGCGGACGAGGTCGAGGTCGTGCTCGATGAGCACGATGGACATCCCGAACCGCGCGGGCGCATGCAGCAGGCGCGCGCCGAGCTCGACGTGCTCCTCGTGCGAGAGGCCGGCGGCCGGCTCGTCGAGGATGAGGATGCGCGGCCGCGAGAGCACGTTGGCCGCCACCTCCACGAGCCGCCGGGTGCCGACGTCGACGCTCTGCATCCGCGTACGCGCGGGCGGGCAGCCGAAGAAGGCGAGGGCGTCCTCGATCTCGTCGGCGGTGAGCCGGCGGCGGGCGACGAAGCGCACGTACGCCTCCACCGTGAGCGTCGGGGGCACCCGGTCCTGCTGGAAGGTACGACGCAGGCCCAGCCGCGCCCGTTTGGTCGGGGAGAGGCCGTCGAGCGGGCGGCCGTCCAAGCTGATGCGTCCGGTGTGCTGGGGCAGGAAGCCGGTGACCGCGTCCGTGAACGTCGACTTGCCCGCACCGTTCGGCCCGATCAGGCCCACGATCGTGCGCTCGGGCACGACCAGGCTGACGCCATCCAGCGCCTTCACCTGGCCGAATGCGACGCCGAGGTCCTCGACGACCAGCACGGGGGCTCGCTCACCGGGCGCCTCCGAGGCGACGGGCGCGGTCGT
It encodes the following:
- a CDS encoding ATP-binding cassette domain-containing protein — translated: MNALVLDSVTVSRGAGPVISDVSLSVQPGRITALVGPNGAGKTSLLESVSGIISPSGGTISVDGASLAKLSRVQRARRGIVHIEQGRAVFPSLTVAENIRLTAGSAEGVDAALARFPELEKRRTSGAGLLSGGEQQMVVLARAFASQPRFLLIDEMSLGLAPVVFMRLLPMIQQFAESGVGVLLVEQFTHLALSVATDALVVSSGRVTYEGAASELAASPEILHAAYLGS